One Amycolatopsis sp. NBC_00355 genomic window carries:
- a CDS encoding DegT/DnrJ/EryC1/StrS family aminotransferase encodes MSPDSIALGQPTVGEEELAAVAEVFRSGWLAGAGPACRRFEERFAQVTGTAHALTTANCGSALFLGLKVLGVQPGDEVIVGDYTFPATGHAVVQAGAKPVFADIRPDVFSADPAHIETLITPRTVGILVVDVAGQPGDFDEYRAIADKHGLWLFEDAACAAGATYKTRPAGSLADLAAFSFHGRKGITAGEGGALVSDREDLIAHARKLHTYGIEPAISREGATSLPIPEFHELGYNFRMSDVQAAIMNVQLDRLPDLLAARRSVAKRYHEAFDDVGALTVPVELPDREHPWQAYLLTVAPEISRDTLALRIREQGVQCNFGTYASHLQPIYGPQTPLPVSADAFARQLAIPMHANLTDAEVARVGEVVRAAVQSLS; translated from the coding sequence ATGTCGCCCGACAGCATTGCCCTAGGTCAGCCGACCGTCGGCGAGGAAGAGCTCGCCGCCGTCGCCGAAGTCTTCCGCTCCGGCTGGCTGGCCGGGGCCGGTCCCGCGTGCCGCCGTTTCGAGGAACGGTTCGCGCAGGTCACCGGCACCGCGCACGCGCTGACCACCGCGAACTGCGGCTCGGCGCTGTTCCTCGGTCTCAAGGTGCTCGGCGTCCAGCCGGGCGACGAGGTGATCGTCGGCGACTACACCTTCCCGGCGACCGGCCACGCCGTCGTGCAGGCCGGCGCGAAGCCGGTCTTCGCCGACATCCGCCCGGACGTCTTCAGCGCCGACCCGGCGCACATCGAAACCCTGATCACCCCGCGCACGGTCGGCATCCTCGTCGTCGACGTCGCGGGCCAGCCGGGCGACTTCGACGAGTACCGCGCGATCGCCGACAAGCACGGCCTCTGGCTGTTCGAAGACGCCGCGTGCGCGGCCGGCGCGACGTACAAGACGCGCCCGGCCGGCAGCCTCGCCGACCTGGCCGCGTTCTCCTTCCACGGCCGCAAGGGCATCACCGCGGGCGAAGGCGGCGCGCTGGTCTCGGACCGCGAAGACCTGATCGCGCACGCCCGCAAGCTCCACACGTACGGCATCGAACCGGCGATCAGCCGCGAAGGCGCCACCTCGCTGCCGATCCCGGAGTTCCACGAGCTCGGGTACAACTTCCGCATGTCGGACGTCCAGGCCGCGATCATGAACGTCCAGCTCGACCGCCTGCCCGACCTCCTCGCCGCCCGCCGCTCGGTCGCGAAGCGCTACCACGAGGCTTTCGACGACGTCGGCGCGCTGACCGTCCCCGTCGAGCTGCCCGACCGCGAGCACCCGTGGCAGGCCTACCTGCTCACGGTCGCTCCGGAGATCAGCCGCGACACCCTCGCCCTGCGCATCCGCGAGCAGGGCGTCCAGTGCAACTTCGGCACCTACGCCTCCCACCTCCAGCCGATCTACGGCCCCCAGACCCCGCTGCCCGTGTCGGCCGACGCGTTCGCGCGTCAGCTCGCCATCCCCATGCACGCCAACCTGACGGACGCCGAAGTGGCGCGCGTCGGCGAGGTCGTGCGCGCCGCCGTGCAGTCCCTGTCCTGA
- a CDS encoding NAD-dependent epimerase/dehydratase family protein, translated as MSEKKVLFTGAGGFIAAHVIPLLIEGGYTVRIFDNMTRGDRARVNEFVATGKVELVEKDVRYGGAVREAMRGCTHVIHFATVSINKSIADPHESFDINMTGNHNVFAAAADEGVERLVFASTASVYGEPKRLPMHEDDELKPLTPYCISKRAGEDMLGFYERQKGLSWNALRFFNVYGPGQKIEAYYTSVINHFIQRLRAGQPPIIDGRGDQSMDFVHVTDLARAVVAALESERANLPINIGTGIDTSIAALAKILIEAVGVDVEPLFNERDVLVSRRAADITRAREVLGWEPRITVEEGMRQLVKDSE; from the coding sequence GTGTCCGAGAAGAAGGTCCTGTTCACGGGGGCCGGTGGGTTCATCGCCGCACACGTAATCCCCTTGCTGATCGAGGGCGGCTACACCGTCCGCATCTTCGACAACATGACCCGCGGCGACCGCGCCCGCGTCAACGAGTTCGTCGCCACCGGCAAGGTCGAACTGGTCGAGAAGGACGTCCGCTACGGCGGCGCGGTGCGCGAGGCGATGCGCGGCTGCACCCACGTCATCCACTTCGCCACGGTCTCGATCAACAAGTCGATCGCCGACCCGCACGAGTCGTTCGACATCAACATGACCGGTAACCACAACGTGTTCGCCGCGGCCGCCGACGAAGGCGTCGAGCGGCTGGTGTTCGCGTCGACCGCGTCGGTCTACGGCGAGCCGAAGCGGCTGCCGATGCACGAGGACGACGAGCTCAAGCCGCTCACGCCGTACTGCATCTCGAAGCGCGCCGGCGAGGACATGCTCGGCTTCTACGAGCGCCAGAAGGGCCTGTCCTGGAACGCGTTGCGGTTCTTCAACGTGTACGGGCCCGGCCAGAAGATCGAGGCGTACTACACCTCGGTGATCAACCACTTCATCCAGCGCCTGCGCGCCGGCCAGCCGCCGATCATCGACGGCCGCGGTGACCAGTCGATGGACTTCGTGCACGTCACCGACCTGGCGCGGGCCGTCGTCGCGGCGCTCGAGTCGGAGCGGGCGAACCTGCCGATCAACATCGGCACCGGCATCGACACGTCGATCGCCGCGCTGGCCAAGATCCTGATCGAGGCTGTCGGCGTCGACGTCGAGCCGCTGTTCAACGAGCGTGACGTGCTGGTCTCGCGGCGCGCCGCCGACATCACCCGCGCCCGCGAGGTGCTCGGCTGGGAGCCGCGGATCACTGTCGAAGAAGGCATGCGACAGCTGGTCAAGGACTCCGAGTGA
- a CDS encoding glycosyltransferase family 4 protein, which produces MRIAVVNNFFPPRVGGSAHMSASLAAQFVEEGHEVLAITAAYADAPAEEERDGYRVVRLPAVKMPQVGLSIDFDMSFASPRPGNWRRLWKLLNEFKPDAIHLHGQFFDLSWLAGIYARRRNIPVLLTIHTLLISDNKLYGGVFRLLDAVLVRPILRYIRPRYVILDKLGVDYCVERYGTSDANSEYYPIAVDTGHFAKPVTKDVRAEHEIGDAPLIVSLGHVIPLRNRLPLIEALPSILDKHPGVRVVVVGRVYHDAFLKRAAELGVSEALVVTGAVPKEDVPAYFAAADIVTHDLNGGCGTASLEAMLSGTATIASVTEDNYPGIELRNGENVLLVRPDDAEAVASTVIELLDDPEKRELIAQRESEMVRANFGLDVVAEEHLRTFEKLVSDADVLR; this is translated from the coding sequence ATGCGCATCGCGGTGGTCAACAACTTCTTCCCGCCCCGGGTGGGCGGGAGCGCGCACATGTCGGCGTCACTGGCAGCTCAGTTCGTCGAGGAGGGCCACGAGGTCCTGGCGATCACGGCCGCCTACGCCGACGCGCCGGCCGAGGAGGAGCGCGACGGTTACCGCGTCGTGCGTCTCCCCGCGGTGAAGATGCCGCAGGTCGGGCTGTCGATCGACTTCGACATGAGCTTCGCGTCGCCGCGGCCGGGCAACTGGCGGCGGCTGTGGAAGCTGCTGAATGAGTTCAAGCCGGACGCGATCCACCTGCACGGCCAGTTCTTCGACCTGTCGTGGCTGGCCGGGATCTACGCGCGGCGGCGGAACATCCCGGTGCTGCTGACCATCCACACCCTGCTGATCAGCGACAACAAGCTGTACGGCGGCGTGTTTCGCCTGCTCGACGCGGTGCTCGTACGGCCGATCCTCCGCTACATCCGGCCGCGGTACGTCATCCTCGACAAGCTCGGCGTCGACTACTGCGTCGAGCGCTACGGCACCAGCGACGCGAACTCGGAGTACTACCCGATCGCCGTCGACACCGGCCACTTCGCGAAGCCGGTCACGAAGGACGTCCGCGCGGAGCACGAAATCGGCGACGCGCCGCTGATCGTCTCGCTCGGACACGTCATCCCGCTGCGCAACCGCTTGCCGCTCATCGAAGCCTTGCCGTCCATTTTGGACAAACACCCGGGCGTGCGGGTCGTCGTCGTCGGCCGCGTCTACCACGACGCGTTCCTGAAGCGGGCCGCCGAACTGGGCGTCTCCGAGGCGCTGGTCGTCACCGGTGCGGTGCCGAAGGAGGACGTCCCGGCGTACTTCGCGGCGGCCGACATCGTGACGCACGACCTGAACGGCGGCTGCGGCACGGCGTCGCTGGAGGCGATGCTGTCCGGCACGGCGACGATCGCGTCGGTCACCGAGGACAACTACCCGGGCATCGAGCTGCGCAACGGCGAGAACGTGCTGCTGGTCCGCCCGGACGACGCGGAAGCCGTGGCCTCGACGGTCATCGAGCTGCTCGACGACCCGGAGAAGCGCGAGCTGATCGCGCAGCGCGAGAGCGAAATGGTGCGGGCGAACTTCGGCCTCGACGTCGTGGCCGAGGAGCACCTGCGGACCTTCGAGAAACTGGTGTCGGACGCCGATGTTCTTCGATGA
- a CDS encoding acyltransferase: MFFDDERSHRLRPQILTELVSQYMNDAERAKYYGLPETCRVRERVKIISPENLKMGDHCWVGEGAALDASGGLEIGEHTSIGLNTLIFTHSSWLANMTLQNHSGSDLIERKPVKIGKGCFIGGLVVIMAGVTIGDFATVQPNSVVAKDVPPRTLVAGNPARVFQRYDEDYIQSEVDRVRADNARRREIAESQGQNTSGWGAPSGDYSEQ, from the coding sequence ATGTTCTTCGATGACGAGCGCAGCCACCGGCTGCGTCCGCAGATCCTGACCGAGCTCGTCTCGCAGTACATGAACGACGCCGAGCGGGCGAAGTACTACGGCCTGCCCGAGACGTGCCGCGTGCGCGAGCGCGTCAAGATCATCAGCCCCGAGAACCTCAAGATGGGCGACCACTGCTGGGTCGGCGAAGGCGCGGCGCTCGACGCGAGCGGCGGCCTGGAGATCGGCGAGCACACCAGCATCGGGCTGAACACGCTGATCTTCACGCACTCCAGCTGGCTCGCGAACATGACGCTGCAGAACCATTCGGGCAGCGACCTGATCGAGCGCAAGCCGGTGAAGATCGGCAAGGGCTGTTTCATCGGCGGCCTGGTGGTCATCATGGCGGGCGTGACGATCGGCGACTTCGCCACGGTCCAGCCGAACTCGGTGGTGGCCAAGGACGTCCCGCCGCGGACGCTGGTCGCGGGCAACCCGGCCCGGGTCTTCCAGCGCTACGACGAGGACTACATCCAGTCCGAAGTGGACCGGGTCCGCGCGGACAACGCCCGCCGCCGCGAGATCGCGGAGTCACAAGGGCAGAACACTTCGGGCTGGGGAGCCCCGTCGGGCGACTACTCGGAGCAGTAG
- a CDS encoding Uma2 family endonuclease, with protein MSVMEWPHHLLSLEDWIDLPETPEYQVEAVEGVLVVAPRPMPFHQLALTRLGYLINEQLPDEYCALSEVEAVIAEAPLTVRVPDVLVAPAALVATNPARLDAADVQLVIEVLSEGTRRTDQVMKFSEYAEAGIAHYWIVDLDPPISMITYRLVDEDYENFGEQSGVAELDFGGHPLTIDLNALTTRRAQRP; from the coding sequence ATGAGTGTCATGGAGTGGCCTCACCACCTCTTGTCCCTTGAAGACTGGATCGATCTGCCGGAAACCCCGGAGTACCAGGTCGAAGCGGTCGAAGGGGTTCTTGTCGTGGCGCCGCGTCCGATGCCATTCCACCAGCTCGCCCTTACCCGGCTGGGCTACTTGATCAACGAGCAGCTCCCGGATGAGTACTGTGCGCTGAGCGAAGTCGAAGCAGTCATCGCCGAAGCACCGCTGACCGTCCGGGTGCCCGATGTGCTGGTGGCCCCGGCGGCGCTGGTGGCGACGAACCCGGCTCGGCTCGATGCCGCTGATGTGCAGCTGGTGATCGAGGTGCTGTCCGAGGGCACCAGGCGGACCGACCAGGTCATGAAGTTCTCCGAGTACGCGGAAGCCGGGATCGCGCACTACTGGATCGTCGACCTCGACCCGCCGATCAGCATGATCACCTACCGGCTGGTCGACGAAGACTACGAGAACTTCGGTGAACAGTCCGGCGTCGCCGAACTCGACTTCGGCGGCCATCCGTTGACCATCGACCTGAACGCACTCACCACCCGGCGAGCCCAGCGCCCCTAG
- a CDS encoding SigE family RNA polymerase sigma factor — protein MARGDDEFADFVRASSTRLTHAAFLLTGDRHQAEDAAQTAFTRTYAAWSRVRHKDAYGYARTVLMNHVIDGWRRPIREYATEEMPERPDRADVDQAVTQREWLTSVLKTLTARERAVVVLRHFFDLPEADVARELGVSLGTVKSTNSRALAKLRIEAGTEDTLIGGSGR, from the coding sequence ATGGCGCGCGGCGACGACGAGTTCGCGGACTTCGTGCGCGCTTCCTCGACCCGTCTCACACACGCCGCGTTCCTGCTCACGGGCGACCGGCACCAGGCCGAAGACGCCGCCCAGACCGCCTTCACCCGCACGTACGCGGCGTGGTCGCGGGTCCGCCACAAGGACGCCTACGGGTACGCCCGGACTGTCCTGATGAACCACGTCATCGACGGCTGGCGCCGCCCGATCCGCGAGTACGCGACCGAGGAAATGCCCGAGCGGCCGGACCGCGCCGACGTCGACCAGGCCGTCACGCAGCGGGAATGGCTCACGTCGGTGCTGAAGACGCTGACCGCCCGCGAACGCGCCGTCGTCGTGCTGCGGCACTTCTTCGACCTGCCCGAAGCCGACGTGGCGCGCGAACTGGGCGTTTCGCTGGGTACCGTGAAGAGCACGAATTCGCGGGCCCTGGCCAAGCTGCGGATCGAAGCGGGCACCGAAGACACGCTGATCGGGGGGAGCGGGCGATGA
- a CDS encoding Gfo/Idh/MocA family protein, protein MTHRIALVGTGNMGSLHARVLAANERVDLVRVIDPREEAGKAVAERYETKWTPEIGSLSDVDAVVLASATEVHYDLAQEILGQGTPMLVEKPVCNSFEKSQEIVALSKKQGVALMCGLLERYNPAVMTARALVQEPIHLMARRHGPYAPRIKTGVAWDLLVHDVDLAIQFFGGATPARVTSGAGYFHPSSVAGAEDTIETVLSFPTGLATVSASRLGQKKVRSLVVSELDRLIEIDLLRRDVTIYRHISHDSVTPDGLGYRQQTVIEIPELITAREPLATQLDRFCDLLEGKIDADTERDLILPSHHVVEQVLTQAAA, encoded by the coding sequence ATGACGCATCGGATCGCTCTTGTCGGGACCGGGAACATGGGTTCCCTGCACGCCCGCGTGCTCGCCGCCAACGAACGCGTCGACCTGGTCCGCGTGATCGATCCGCGCGAGGAGGCCGGCAAGGCCGTCGCCGAGCGCTACGAGACGAAGTGGACGCCGGAGATCGGCTCACTGTCCGATGTGGACGCCGTCGTGCTGGCCTCGGCCACCGAGGTGCACTACGACCTGGCGCAGGAGATCCTCGGCCAGGGCACGCCGATGCTGGTCGAGAAGCCGGTGTGCAACAGCTTCGAGAAGTCGCAGGAAATCGTGGCGCTGTCGAAGAAGCAGGGCGTCGCGCTGATGTGCGGGCTGCTCGAGCGCTACAACCCCGCGGTGATGACCGCGCGGGCGCTGGTGCAGGAGCCGATCCACCTGATGGCCCGCCGCCACGGCCCGTACGCGCCGCGCATCAAGACCGGCGTCGCGTGGGACCTGCTGGTGCACGACGTCGACCTGGCGATCCAGTTCTTCGGCGGCGCGACGCCGGCGCGCGTGACGTCCGGCGCGGGCTACTTCCACCCGTCGTCGGTGGCGGGCGCGGAGGACACCATCGAGACGGTGCTGTCGTTCCCGACCGGCCTGGCCACGGTGTCGGCGTCCCGCTTGGGGCAGAAGAAGGTCCGCTCGCTGGTGGTGTCCGAACTGGACCGGCTGATCGAGATCGACCTGCTGCGCCGCGACGTCACCATCTACCGGCACATCTCGCACGACTCGGTCACCCCGGACGGCCTCGGCTACCGGCAGCAGACGGTCATCGAGATCCCGGAGCTGATCACCGCGCGCGAGCCGCTGGCGACGCAGCTGGACCGGTTCTGCGACCTGCTGGAAGGCAAGATCGACGCCGACACCGAGCGCGACCTGATCCTGCCGTCGCACCACGTCGTCGAGCAGGTCCTCACGCAGGCCGCAGCCTGA
- a CDS encoding DegT/DnrJ/EryC1/StrS family aminotransferase, with protein MIPITVVDVRDAEDLVVEVLRSGAIAQGPMVKRFEDAFAAVSGTKHAIAVNNGTTALVAALQVLDLKPGDEVVTSPFTFVATLNAILEAGATVRFADIRRDDFAIDPDAVAKAVTARTKVLMPVHLYGQTADMGKLAPLAAEHGLKVIEDSAQAVGASFEGKQAGSFGIGCFSLYATKNITTAEGGVITTDDDALADKLRVLRNQGMRARYQYEVAGHNYRMTDLHAAVGIPQLEKLDQLTAARQANAKRLSEGLAGTPGLDVPQVLPGREHVWHQYTVLVGPHAFLSRDELAAALTERGIGNGIYYPKIVFDYDCYRGHDLIPGARVEDFPVAKAVSEQALSLPVHPHLTESQLDTIIETVREVLGA; from the coding sequence ATGATCCCCATCACCGTGGTCGACGTCCGCGACGCGGAGGACCTCGTCGTCGAGGTCCTGCGTTCCGGCGCCATCGCACAGGGACCGATGGTCAAGCGCTTCGAAGACGCCTTCGCGGCGGTCTCCGGGACGAAGCACGCGATCGCGGTCAACAACGGGACGACGGCACTGGTCGCCGCGCTCCAGGTCCTCGACCTGAAGCCGGGCGACGAGGTCGTCACGTCGCCGTTCACCTTCGTCGCGACGCTGAACGCGATCCTCGAAGCCGGCGCGACCGTCCGCTTCGCCGACATCCGGCGCGACGACTTCGCGATCGACCCCGACGCCGTCGCCAAGGCCGTGACGGCTCGCACGAAGGTCCTCATGCCGGTGCACCTCTACGGCCAGACCGCGGACATGGGCAAGCTCGCCCCGCTCGCGGCCGAGCACGGCCTGAAGGTGATCGAGGACTCGGCGCAGGCCGTCGGCGCGTCGTTCGAGGGCAAGCAGGCCGGCTCGTTCGGCATCGGCTGCTTCTCGCTGTACGCGACGAAGAACATCACCACCGCCGAGGGCGGCGTCATCACGACGGACGACGACGCGCTGGCCGACAAGCTGCGCGTGCTGCGCAACCAGGGCATGCGCGCCCGCTACCAGTACGAGGTCGCCGGCCACAACTACCGGATGACCGACCTGCACGCCGCCGTCGGCATCCCGCAGCTGGAGAAGCTCGACCAGCTGACCGCCGCCCGCCAGGCGAACGCGAAGCGGCTCTCGGAGGGCCTCGCGGGCACGCCGGGCCTGGACGTCCCGCAGGTGCTGCCGGGCCGCGAGCACGTGTGGCACCAGTACACCGTGCTGGTCGGGCCGCACGCGTTCCTCTCGCGCGACGAGCTGGCCGCGGCGCTGACCGAACGCGGCATCGGCAACGGGATCTACTACCCGAAGATCGTCTTCGACTACGACTGCTACCGCGGCCACGACCTGATCCCGGGCGCGCGCGTCGAGGACTTCCCGGTCGCGAAGGCCGTTTCGGAGCAGGCGCTTTCACTGCCGGTGCACCCGCACCTGACCGAGTCCCAGCTGGACACCATCATCGAAACCGTTCGCGAGGTACTGGGCGCATGA
- a CDS encoding UDP-N-acetylglucosamine acyltransferase: MANRIHPTAVLGEGVELGEDNVIGPFTVIAGPARIGDGNWIGPHVTIGTPGEDRGRPHPAAWDEAPTGDPDHDGHGVVIGSRNKIREYVSVHQGTWRTTTLGSDGYYLRGSHIAHDCLVGDAVTIASNVVTGGHCHIWDGANLGMGAVLHQKVVIGPGAMVGMGSAVRREIGAFTIAVGNPARVTGVNVVGLSRRGLDEATIEALGPWLKGKEGLPDDTLPGDLSTLVKAWDARPREEH, translated from the coding sequence GTGGCCAACCGCATCCACCCGACCGCCGTCCTCGGCGAAGGCGTCGAACTCGGCGAGGACAACGTGATCGGCCCGTTCACGGTGATCGCCGGTCCGGCGCGGATCGGGGACGGCAACTGGATCGGCCCGCACGTGACGATCGGCACGCCCGGTGAGGACCGCGGCCGCCCCCACCCGGCGGCCTGGGACGAGGCGCCGACCGGTGACCCGGATCACGACGGCCACGGCGTCGTCATCGGCAGCCGCAACAAGATCCGCGAGTACGTGAGCGTCCACCAGGGCACCTGGCGCACGACGACGCTGGGCAGCGACGGCTACTACCTGCGCGGCTCCCACATCGCGCACGACTGCCTGGTCGGCGACGCCGTCACCATCGCGTCCAACGTCGTCACCGGCGGCCACTGCCACATCTGGGACGGCGCGAACCTCGGCATGGGCGCCGTGCTGCACCAGAAGGTCGTGATCGGCCCCGGTGCGATGGTCGGGATGGGCTCGGCGGTCCGCCGCGAGATCGGCGCGTTCACCATCGCCGTCGGCAACCCGGCCCGGGTCACCGGCGTCAACGTGGTGGGCCTGTCGCGCCGCGGCCTCGACGAGGCGACCATCGAAGCGCTCGGGCCGTGGCTGAAGGGTAAGGAAGGTCTCCCGGACGACACCCTGCCTGGCGACCTCTCTACCTTGGTAAAGGCGTGGGACGCCCGCCCGCGCGAAGAGCACTAG
- a CDS encoding acyl carrier protein, with protein sequence MSVAPKLREVFVEALDLDTDVDVENLKYRDLEAWDSVGHMALVAAIEDEFDVEFDTDQVIDMSSFKVAVDMVTELQSKND encoded by the coding sequence ATGTCGGTTGCCCCCAAGCTGCGCGAGGTCTTCGTCGAGGCGCTGGACCTCGACACGGACGTGGACGTCGAGAACCTGAAGTACCGCGACCTCGAGGCGTGGGACTCCGTCGGCCACATGGCGCTGGTCGCGGCCATCGAGGACGAGTTCGACGTCGAGTTCGACACCGACCAGGTCATCGACATGTCGAGCTTCAAGGTCGCCGTGGACATGGTCACCGAGCTCCAGTCGAAGAATGACTGA
- a CDS encoding glucose 1-dehydrogenase, protein MTDQSLSGRVALVTGGTRGIGLATVRVLAGAGATVVLTGRDEARAKEAASAAGAAAGLALDVTDAKAVSSLVRGVAKEHGRLDIVVANAGIMEDALLGMIREELVDTTLSTNVAGTLHTVQAAARAMMRKKTGSIVVLASIVGEYGSAGQTVYAASKAAVANIARSAAKELGRSGIRVNAVAPGVIETDLTAGLSEDAKAENTGRTPLGRLGRAEDVANAIRFLVSDEASFITGQVLGVDGGLVL, encoded by the coding sequence ATGACTGACCAGTCCCTGTCCGGTCGCGTCGCGCTCGTCACGGGTGGGACGCGGGGGATCGGCCTGGCCACCGTCCGCGTGCTCGCCGGGGCGGGCGCGACGGTGGTGCTCACCGGCCGCGACGAGGCCCGCGCCAAGGAAGCCGCTTCGGCGGCGGGTGCCGCCGCCGGGCTCGCCCTCGACGTCACCGACGCGAAGGCGGTGTCCTCGCTGGTCAGGGGCGTCGCGAAGGAGCACGGCCGGCTCGACATCGTCGTGGCGAACGCCGGGATCATGGAGGACGCGCTCCTCGGGATGATCCGCGAGGAACTCGTCGACACGACCCTGAGCACGAACGTCGCCGGCACGCTGCACACCGTGCAGGCCGCGGCTCGGGCGATGATGCGGAAGAAAACCGGCTCGATCGTGGTGCTCGCCTCGATCGTCGGCGAGTACGGAAGTGCTGGTCAGACGGTGTACGCGGCGTCGAAGGCGGCCGTGGCGAACATCGCGCGCTCGGCGGCGAAGGAGCTCGGCCGGTCCGGGATCCGGGTCAACGCGGTCGCGCCCGGCGTGATCGAGACCGACCTGACCGCGGGCCTGAGCGAGGATGCGAAGGCGGAGAACACCGGCAGGACGCCGCTCGGGCGGCTCGGCCGGGCGGAGGACGTGGCGAACGCGATCCGGTTCCTGGTGAGTGATGAAGCGTCCTTCATCACCGGTCAGGTGCTGGGCGTCGACGGAGGCTTGGTGTTGTGA
- a CDS encoding AMP-binding protein, which translates to MTLLGAGARLVDVAGGRTLAGAELSAEVGRRMEELASLPVGVVFARMSVDLPSVLTYLGAFESGRAIALIDPALEVDVLAGLVSRFRPAAVLSASGEAPAGYTTRGDDWIRDSAEGVPPHPDLAVLLPTSGSTGNPKLVRLSRQAILSNADAIAQVLHIDSDEVAPTCLPLHYSYGLSVLNSHLVRDATVVIEPSGVLGRGFWDAVTTYGVTSLSGVPYHYEMLRRLKFDPAKYPTLRTLTQAGGKLRDELIAEFNDKMIAVGGRMYVMYGQTEAAPRMTTVPAERLAEKLGSAGPALPGGRFAVRRDDGSETTHPKIVGEVVYRGPNVMLGYADDESGLAKGDEYGGVLATGDLGYLDQDGFLFITGRLKRIGKVFGNRVSLDDLEQAVRTAAVGIDVVAAVPAGDKVVLFAEGVDKDICKDASKALSERLHLHTSGFDVRPIDTVPLLASGKIDYRSLEAKV; encoded by the coding sequence GTGACGCTGTTGGGTGCGGGAGCCCGGCTGGTCGATGTGGCCGGGGGCCGCACGCTGGCGGGCGCGGAACTGTCGGCCGAGGTCGGCCGCCGGATGGAAGAGCTGGCTTCGCTGCCGGTCGGCGTGGTGTTCGCGCGGATGTCGGTCGACCTGCCGAGCGTGCTGACCTACCTGGGCGCGTTCGAGTCCGGCCGGGCGATCGCGCTGATCGACCCGGCGCTCGAAGTCGACGTGCTCGCCGGGCTGGTTTCGCGCTTCCGGCCGGCCGCCGTGCTGTCGGCGTCCGGCGAGGCGCCCGCGGGCTACACGACCCGCGGCGACGATTGGATCCGCGACTCCGCGGAGGGTGTCCCGCCGCACCCCGACCTCGCCGTACTGCTCCCGACCAGCGGATCCACCGGCAACCCGAAGCTCGTGCGACTCTCACGTCAGGCGATCCTGTCGAACGCCGACGCCATCGCGCAGGTGCTGCACATCGACTCCGACGAGGTCGCGCCCACCTGCCTGCCGCTGCACTACAGCTACGGCCTGTCGGTGCTGAACTCGCACCTGGTGCGCGACGCGACCGTCGTGATCGAGCCGTCGGGTGTGCTCGGCCGCGGCTTCTGGGACGCGGTGACCACGTACGGCGTGACGTCCCTTTCGGGCGTCCCGTACCACTACGAAATGCTGCGGCGGCTCAAGTTCGACCCCGCGAAGTACCCGACGCTGCGCACGCTGACGCAGGCCGGCGGGAAGCTGCGCGACGAGCTGATCGCCGAGTTCAACGACAAGATGATCGCCGTCGGCGGCCGGATGTACGTGATGTACGGGCAGACCGAGGCGGCGCCGCGGATGACGACGGTGCCCGCCGAACGGCTGGCCGAAAAGCTCGGTTCCGCCGGGCCCGCGCTGCCGGGTGGCAGGTTCGCCGTCCGCCGTGACGACGGGTCGGAGACCACGCACCCGAAAATTGTCGGTGAGGTCGTCTACCGTGGGCCCAATGTGATGCTGGGTTACGCGGACGACGAGTCCGGCCTGGCCAAGGGTGACGAATACGGCGGCGTGCTGGCCACCGGTGACCTCGGGTACCTCGACCAAGACGGGTTCCTGTTCATCACCGGCCGGCTCAAGCGCATCGGCAAGGTCTTCGGCAACCGCGTCAGCCTCGACGATCTCGAGCAGGCCGTCCGCACCGCGGCGGTGGGGATCGACGTCGTGGCGGCGGTGCCCGCCGGCGACAAGGTCGTGCTGTTCGCCGAGGGCGTCGACAAGGACATCTGCAAGGACGCGTCGAAGGCCCTGTCGGAGCGGCTGCACCTGCACACGAGCGGGTTCGACGTGCGCCCGATCGACACCGTGCCGCTGCTGGCCAGCGGCAAGATCGACTACCGGTCGTTGGAGGCGAAGGTATGA